In Chitinophaga sp. HK235, a single window of DNA contains:
- a CDS encoding alpha-L-fucosidase, with the protein MKKIIIFLWGLSVSTAALAQDTVLQNSWKNQKYSMFIHWGAIYSTLGGVWEGKPVTRGYSEQIQSHAGIYSDVYGDVAKQFNPQYWNADSIVLLAKAAGMKSVVMTSKHHDGFCMFHSAYTDYNVVDATPFKRDVLKELSDACRRHGLKFGMYFSLIDWHFPQAYPISSSNSDPITPEHHEFNKKQVTELMTNYGPVSEIWFDMGSLTSAQSEDLAEIVHHLQPGCMVSGRLGNDAGDFCVMGDNQYPDYKIASAWQTPASVYDETWGYRSWQQHGPVADKAHEKLAGLIKVVSRGGNYLLNIGPRGDGSVVDFEKEVLLANGEWLKHNGEAIYGAQANPFDTTFAWGEITTKPGKLYLHLLQAPAGGIITLPGLTSQVTQVSLLDGNKKLQCKVSVKNGATVIQLPAGFQVPDKTVQVLTLSCKDRVDIVPVHLLKNPAVLSRANATPLYSFSGIDYDSYYRSQVGDRWTFTAGKPARLSVVYSAAEQDRAVRFTLNGMAREITLNKGVPKKLNNHPEQLQWGPMYYSGPYWSGIDGVHGDLRHIDVSKPLSAKAGKPWTLRADWKNDELQTTPGDRNLGWYILQEITAPVAGSYLVGFTSGDGIAVYLNGEEQVVYNNPERGGKQTEVLLLPLKAGKNQLVVKFYSRFAKQSVWAIHRNVPQVMYIQPLPQQVAGSEDIQALEVRQARPVSVHRNLRMPNLSIEMEQK; encoded by the coding sequence ATGAAGAAGATCATCATTTTTTTATGGGGGTTGTCTGTCTCCACTGCGGCCCTGGCACAAGACACGGTATTGCAGAACAGCTGGAAGAACCAGAAGTATTCCATGTTCATCCACTGGGGAGCTATTTATTCCACCCTGGGTGGCGTATGGGAGGGGAAGCCTGTTACCCGTGGCTACAGTGAGCAGATACAGTCACATGCCGGGATTTACAGCGATGTGTATGGTGATGTGGCCAAACAGTTTAATCCGCAGTACTGGAATGCCGACTCTATTGTGCTGCTGGCCAAAGCGGCTGGAATGAAGTCGGTAGTGATGACCTCCAAACATCATGATGGTTTTTGTATGTTCCATTCCGCCTACACCGATTATAACGTGGTAGATGCCACCCCGTTTAAGCGGGATGTGCTGAAGGAACTGTCAGATGCCTGCCGGCGGCATGGCCTGAAATTCGGGATGTATTTTTCCCTGATAGACTGGCATTTCCCGCAGGCTTATCCTATCTCCAGCAGTAACAGTGATCCTATCACTCCCGAACATCATGAGTTCAATAAAAAACAGGTGACGGAGCTGATGACCAACTACGGTCCTGTATCTGAGATATGGTTTGATATGGGCTCTTTGACATCTGCCCAGAGTGAGGACCTGGCAGAAATCGTCCATCATCTGCAGCCTGGTTGTATGGTAAGCGGCCGGCTGGGCAATGATGCCGGTGATTTTTGTGTAATGGGCGACAACCAGTATCCGGACTATAAAATTGCTTCTGCCTGGCAAACACCGGCTTCTGTATATGATGAGACCTGGGGATACCGCTCCTGGCAACAACACGGTCCTGTGGCAGACAAGGCGCATGAGAAGCTGGCAGGACTTATCAAAGTGGTGAGTCGTGGCGGCAACTACCTGCTGAACATTGGCCCACGCGGAGATGGATCAGTAGTGGACTTTGAAAAAGAAGTGCTGCTGGCCAACGGCGAGTGGCTGAAACATAACGGGGAGGCCATTTATGGCGCGCAGGCTAACCCCTTTGATACTACGTTTGCCTGGGGAGAGATCACAACCAAACCTGGAAAATTATATCTGCACCTGCTACAAGCGCCTGCAGGCGGGATTATCACGTTGCCGGGGCTGACCAGCCAGGTGACGCAGGTGAGCCTGCTGGATGGTAATAAAAAGCTGCAGTGTAAAGTGTCCGTTAAAAACGGTGCGACTGTTATCCAGCTGCCTGCCGGATTCCAGGTACCAGACAAAACCGTTCAGGTGCTGACGCTCAGCTGTAAGGATAGGGTAGACATTGTGCCGGTGCACCTGTTGAAAAACCCGGCTGTACTGAGCAGGGCTAATGCTACTCCTTTATACAGCTTCTCTGGTATTGATTACGACAGTTACTATCGCAGCCAGGTAGGTGACCGCTGGACTTTCACCGCCGGTAAACCTGCACGCCTCAGCGTGGTGTACAGTGCCGCAGAACAGGACAGGGCAGTGCGTTTCACACTCAATGGTATGGCGCGTGAAATTACCCTTAACAAAGGAGTGCCCAAAAAACTGAACAACCATCCGGAACAGCTGCAATGGGGCCCGATGTATTATTCCGGTCCTTACTGGTCAGGTATTGACGGTGTACACGGGGATTTACGGCATATTGATGTGTCGAAGCCATTGTCTGCCAAAGCCGGTAAGCCATGGACATTGCGTGCTGACTGGAAAAATGATGAATTACAAACCACGCCGGGTGACCGTAACCTGGGCTGGTACATATTACAGGAAATTACCGCTCCGGTGGCGGGCAGCTACCTGGTAGGATTTACCAGCGGAGATGGTATCGCCGTATATTTGAACGGAGAAGAACAGGTAGTATATAACAATCCTGAAAGGGGTGGTAAACAAACGGAAGTGCTGCTGTTGCCTTTAAAAGCAGGTAAAAACCAGCTGGTGGTGAAGTTTTACAGCCGTTTTGCGAAGCAGTCAGTATGGGCTATTCACCGTAATGTGCCGCAGGTAATGTATATACAGCCATTGCCACAGCAGGTAGCCGGTAGCGAGGATATACAAGCCCTGGAGGTAAGGCAGGCGAGGCCGGTGTCTGTGCACCGTAATCTGCGGATGCCTAATTTGTCAATTGAGATGGAGCAAAAATAA
- a CDS encoding tRNA1(Val) (adenine(37)-N6)-methyltransferase, translated as MGNTFFQFKQFKVDQAHCAMKVCTDACIQGAFTAQYLSASDITVSAILDIGAGTGLLSLMLAQEVSVPVTAVELDPAAAMQAAANFQASPWADRLVLTQEDIRKMTAPQPFDFIITNPPFYEAALKSGHAQKDQAMHATNLSYADLLDAIGRNLREGGEFSVLLPYVQFEVFTALASTKGYHPRKVLRVKQSVKHGYFRATGIFSKTPGHTDTEELAIYDENNRYTPAFEALLRPYYLKL; from the coding sequence ATGGGCAATACATTTTTTCAATTCAAGCAGTTTAAGGTAGATCAGGCGCATTGCGCGATGAAAGTATGTACAGACGCCTGTATACAGGGTGCTTTCACTGCGCAGTACCTATCTGCCTCCGATATAACGGTGTCGGCTATACTGGATATAGGAGCCGGCACCGGTCTGCTTAGTCTGATGTTGGCACAGGAGGTGTCTGTACCCGTAACGGCTGTGGAACTGGACCCGGCAGCTGCCATGCAGGCTGCGGCCAATTTTCAGGCTTCGCCGTGGGCGGACCGTCTGGTGCTAACGCAGGAGGATATACGAAAAATGACAGCCCCGCAGCCTTTTGATTTTATTATCACCAACCCACCGTTTTATGAAGCCGCTCTGAAGAGCGGGCATGCGCAGAAAGACCAGGCGATGCATGCCACCAATCTCAGTTATGCCGACCTGCTGGACGCTATCGGCCGTAATCTCCGGGAGGGTGGTGAGTTTTCGGTGTTATTGCCCTATGTGCAGTTTGAAGTGTTCACGGCATTGGCATCAACAAAAGGTTATCATCCCCGGAAAGTATTACGTGTAAAACAAAGTGTAAAACACGGGTATTTCCGGGCCACCGGTATCTTCAGCAAAACCCCGGGCCATACTGACACAGAGGAGTTGGCCATTTATGATGAAAACAACCGTTATACTCCTGCCTTTGAGGCCTTGCTGCGGCCTTATTACCTGAAGTTATAA
- a CDS encoding NAD(P)-dependent oxidoreductase produces MEKKISIGLIREEKQPHDNRVAFAPKQCQWIMHHFPQVEILVQPSAHRCFKDEEYQRAGITLQEDLSQCQLLLGIKEVPPEYLIPNKTYLFFSHTKKKQPHNQHMLQVILEKNITLIDYECLVHPDGQRILGFGFFAGVVGAHNGLQALGRKTGTFSFKPVHTCHDFQELISHYFGIKLPPMKIVLTGSGRVAAGVLEIMGLLGIKYIPPEEYLVNQYAYPVYTQLKAGELYLRKNDKTYSRADFHAHPENYECRFRPYLTVSDILMNGIYWDHNIPPLFSPEDLKKENFRIRVIADITDDTNGSVPCNLGDSTIEDPVYGIVKTTMQQTAPYLPDTVDMMCVSNLPNELPRDASQYFGDQIMKYVFEELLKEQSPMIAQATIAANGMLTEPFAYLEDYVHPL; encoded by the coding sequence ATGGAAAAAAAGATCTCAATAGGACTTATCAGGGAAGAAAAACAACCACACGATAACCGCGTGGCTTTTGCGCCCAAACAATGCCAATGGATCATGCACCATTTTCCGCAGGTGGAAATACTGGTACAACCCTCCGCCCATCGCTGTTTTAAGGATGAAGAATACCAAAGGGCAGGCATCACGCTGCAGGAAGATCTCAGCCAGTGCCAGCTGCTGCTGGGTATCAAGGAAGTACCGCCGGAATATCTCATTCCCAATAAAACCTACCTTTTCTTTAGCCACACCAAAAAGAAACAACCGCATAACCAGCATATGCTGCAGGTGATCCTGGAAAAAAATATCACGCTGATAGATTATGAATGCCTCGTACACCCTGACGGACAGCGGATCCTGGGCTTCGGCTTCTTTGCGGGAGTAGTGGGCGCGCATAACGGCCTGCAGGCTTTAGGCCGGAAAACCGGCACCTTCTCTTTTAAACCAGTGCATACCTGCCACGACTTTCAGGAACTGATCTCACACTATTTCGGCATCAAGCTGCCACCGATGAAAATCGTCCTCACCGGCTCCGGTCGCGTGGCTGCAGGCGTGCTGGAGATCATGGGACTGCTGGGTATCAAATACATCCCGCCGGAAGAATATCTGGTTAATCAATACGCCTATCCCGTTTATACCCAGCTGAAAGCAGGAGAACTTTATCTGCGTAAAAACGATAAAACATACAGCCGGGCCGACTTCCACGCCCACCCGGAAAACTACGAATGCCGCTTCCGCCCGTATCTAACGGTCAGCGATATACTAATGAACGGTATTTACTGGGACCACAACATCCCTCCTCTGTTCTCTCCGGAAGACCTGAAAAAGGAAAACTTCCGCATCCGGGTGATCGCCGACATTACAGACGATACCAACGGCTCCGTGCCCTGCAACCTGGGCGACAGCACCATCGAAGACCCTGTATATGGCATTGTAAAAACCACCATGCAACAAACAGCCCCCTATCTCCCTGATACAGTGGATATGATGTGCGTGAGCAACCTGCCCAACGAACTGCCCCGGGACGCCTCCCAGTACTTCGGTGACCAGATCATGAAATATGTTTTTGAAGAATTACTGAAGGAACAAAGCCCCATGATAGCCCAGGCTACCATCGCAGCCAACGGAATGCTTACCGAGCCGTTCGCCTATCTGGAAGACTATGTACATCCCTTATAA
- a CDS encoding cupin domain-containing protein, whose translation MLAILVASCGSLPGQHSENTQLIFPKGERITNDNFEGNVYLQQLVSPDSLNSTQVGNVTFAPGARTKWHYHPGGQILLATGGVGYYQEKGRPKVILRKGDVIKCPPNVPHWHGASADTGFIQVAITNTQNGPTIWLQAVTDKEYRAEAKK comes from the coding sequence ATGTTGGCAATATTAGTTGCCTCCTGTGGCTCACTTCCTGGACAGCATTCAGAGAATACACAGCTTATTTTTCCCAAAGGAGAAAGAATCACCAATGATAATTTCGAGGGAAACGTCTACCTGCAACAATTGGTAAGCCCCGATAGCCTTAATAGTACGCAGGTGGGAAACGTGACCTTTGCGCCTGGTGCCAGGACCAAATGGCATTATCATCCCGGTGGTCAAATACTGTTGGCTACCGGAGGTGTGGGATATTATCAGGAAAAAGGACGGCCAAAAGTTATTCTCCGCAAAGGTGATGTAATAAAGTGCCCGCCTAATGTTCCTCATTGGCATGGAGCAAGCGCTGATACCGGGTTTATTCAGGTCGCTATCACCAACACACAAAATGGACCTACCATATGGCTTCAGGCTGTTACCGATAAAGAATATAGAGCAGAGGCGAAGAAATGA
- a CDS encoding alpha/beta fold hydrolase — MKLFKNISVMALFTTFVGMCGSANAQQPADTGKVLTDKQESIIPIAAHAATGNQAFLNQALNNGLDAGLSINEVKEILVQLYAYAGFPRSLNAIGTLENVVSGRKQRGINDAVGNTPAAVNFIPSKFVFGKRVQTKLTGTTNIGAPQKYVPVIDTFLKEHLFADIFGRDNLDYQNREIATISALASMSGTAAQLRAHLNVGRNVGFTEQQLRRMAFLISTKVGWREGNTATDMLNEMFNTASADMIKTENGVAMEKVTFPNQNITVVGNLFLPKNFDRHKQYPAILVGHPAGGVKEQTAGLYAQKLAEQGYVTLAFDASYQGESGGEPRFLEDPAVRTEDYRAATDYLSNHPSINPDRIGVLGICAGGGFAIKAAQTEHRLKAVATVSMVDLGQLRREGLNGVLKPQMQQRLDEVGKQRTREAHGEPIKYVNYVFNSREEIPAGATGMYREGYEYYRTPRGQHPNSQNKYVFTSLDKLMAFTALDHVEMISPRPLLLIIGKEADSRYFSDDAFARAAAPKELFEVPGASHIDMYDRPEYVPQAVKKLDNFFKHYLK; from the coding sequence ATGAAACTATTCAAAAATATTTCTGTGATGGCATTGTTCACTACGTTTGTCGGAATGTGTGGATCTGCGAATGCCCAACAGCCGGCAGATACAGGTAAAGTACTTACAGATAAGCAGGAAAGCATCATTCCTATTGCTGCTCATGCGGCAACCGGTAATCAGGCGTTTTTGAATCAGGCGCTGAACAACGGATTAGATGCAGGATTGAGCATTAATGAGGTAAAGGAAATACTGGTACAATTGTATGCCTATGCCGGTTTTCCCCGCAGCCTGAACGCTATAGGCACACTGGAGAACGTTGTGAGCGGCAGGAAACAAAGAGGAATAAATGATGCTGTCGGGAACACACCTGCAGCCGTCAATTTCATACCGTCAAAGTTTGTATTTGGGAAGAGGGTACAAACTAAGTTAACCGGCACAACGAACATTGGCGCCCCTCAAAAATATGTTCCTGTTATAGATACTTTTTTAAAGGAACACTTATTTGCAGATATTTTCGGCAGAGACAACCTGGATTATCAAAACCGGGAGATTGCCACGATTTCAGCGCTGGCGAGTATGAGCGGTACAGCGGCACAATTACGGGCGCATCTGAATGTAGGCAGGAATGTTGGATTTACGGAACAGCAGCTGCGACGTATGGCGTTCCTGATTTCTACCAAAGTGGGATGGCGGGAAGGCAATACTGCTACAGATATGCTGAATGAGATGTTCAATACGGCATCCGCTGATATGATAAAAACAGAAAATGGCGTTGCTATGGAAAAGGTGACTTTCCCCAATCAGAATATTACTGTTGTCGGCAATCTGTTCCTTCCTAAGAACTTCGACCGGCATAAACAGTATCCGGCCATACTGGTGGGACACCCTGCTGGTGGTGTGAAGGAACAAACAGCCGGATTGTATGCGCAGAAACTTGCGGAGCAGGGATATGTTACTCTGGCGTTTGACGCATCCTATCAGGGAGAAAGTGGCGGCGAGCCCAGATTTCTGGAGGACCCAGCGGTACGTACAGAGGACTATCGTGCAGCAACAGATTATCTGAGCAACCATCCATCGATTAATCCGGACCGCATTGGTGTACTGGGCATCTGTGCCGGTGGCGGCTTCGCCATAAAGGCGGCACAGACGGAACACCGTTTAAAAGCTGTGGCTACTGTTAGCATGGTGGATCTTGGTCAGCTTCGCCGCGAGGGACTGAATGGTGTGTTAAAACCGCAGATGCAGCAACGCCTGGATGAAGTAGGTAAACAACGGACACGGGAAGCGCATGGGGAGCCGATAAAGTACGTGAACTATGTATTTAACTCCCGTGAAGAAATTCCCGCCGGCGCTACTGGCATGTACAGAGAAGGATATGAGTATTACCGTACTCCCAGAGGACAGCATCCGAATTCGCAGAACAAGTATGTATTTACCAGTCTGGATAAGCTGATGGCATTTACAGCACTGGACCATGTGGAAATGATCTCACCTCGTCCCTTGCTGCTGATTATTGGTAAAGAGGCAGACTCCCGCTATTTCAGCGATGATGCCTTTGCCAGGGCGGCAGCTCCGAAAGAACTGTTCGAGGTTCCCGGTGCGTCCCATATTGATATGTACGACAGGCCGGAATATGTACCGCAGGCGGTGAAAAAATTGGATAATTTCTTTAAGCATTATCTGAAATGA
- a CDS encoding flavodoxin, translating to MQQVSSENEKGYLPALKTKIDNIENYDVVFIGFPTWGMQLPPPIKSFLHQYDLSGKTVIPFNTNGGYGIGSSFDTVKQLCPKSKILKGFSIRGGSERDGKLLVIKEKEAAEAEAKVVEWLRSINLLK from the coding sequence GTGCAGCAGGTATCGTCTGAAAATGAGAAGGGCTACCTGCCAGCGCTAAAAACGAAGATTGACAATATTGAGAACTACGATGTAGTTTTTATTGGCTTTCCTACCTGGGGGATGCAGTTACCACCGCCGATAAAGAGTTTTTTACACCAATATGATTTAAGCGGCAAAACAGTTATTCCTTTTAATACTAATGGCGGGTATGGTATAGGTAGCAGTTTTGATACGGTAAAGCAGCTTTGCCCGAAAAGTAAAATACTGAAAGGATTTTCCATCAGAGGTGGTTCCGAAAGAGATGGGAAACTGCTCGTCATTAAAGAAAAAGAAGCTGCGGAGGCGGAAGCGAAAGTAGTAGAATGGCTACGCAGCATCAATTTGTTGAAATAA
- a CDS encoding alpha/beta fold hydrolase — protein sequence MLISKISRKIYFSLLIAPIFITGCASNKASIDTGQLVLRQQGSFAVGGTVVTNPGTFDPIKDGAYNPVNPSSAGQTLHVDHAYVFYQVPERPRKLPLVFWHGHGQFTKTWETTPDGREGFQTIFLRRRFPVYLIDQPRRGHGGKSPQPINLAPTADDQLWFGIFRLGVWPDFYPGVQFSKDPEALNQFFRQTASNIGPYNPEVNTNAVSELFNKIGAGILVTHSQSGGLGWRTALKNPRIKAVVSYEPGGDFVFPEGEAPHSIVLGSRVIKPATIPLPEFQQLTKIPIAIYYGDNIPDSPSTNPGQEQWRVFLDIARKWRDVVNKHGGDVTLIHLPEIGIHGNTHFPFSDLNNVQIADLLSKFLKEKGLD from the coding sequence ATGCTTATCAGTAAGATATCAAGGAAAATATATTTTTCGTTGTTGATCGCCCCTATATTCATCACGGGCTGTGCTTCCAACAAGGCAAGCATCGATACAGGACAGTTAGTACTGCGGCAGCAAGGCAGCTTTGCAGTAGGTGGCACTGTTGTAACCAACCCAGGGACCTTTGACCCGATCAAAGACGGGGCTTACAATCCTGTCAATCCCAGCAGCGCAGGGCAAACACTCCATGTAGATCATGCCTACGTTTTCTACCAGGTGCCGGAGCGTCCCAGAAAACTGCCGCTGGTATTCTGGCACGGGCATGGACAGTTCACGAAAACATGGGAAACGACACCCGATGGGCGGGAAGGGTTTCAAACGATCTTTCTGCGGCGCAGGTTTCCGGTGTACCTGATCGATCAGCCCAGACGTGGACATGGCGGCAAAAGCCCTCAGCCTATCAACCTTGCACCTACTGCCGACGATCAACTTTGGTTTGGAATATTTCGTTTAGGTGTGTGGCCCGACTTTTATCCTGGTGTTCAGTTCTCCAAAGACCCGGAAGCATTGAATCAGTTTTTCCGTCAGACGGCCTCCAATATTGGGCCTTATAATCCGGAAGTAAATACGAATGCGGTATCTGAACTGTTTAATAAGATTGGCGCCGGAATTCTGGTGACGCACTCGCAAAGCGGCGGCTTGGGATGGCGTACTGCACTAAAAAATCCTCGTATCAAGGCTGTAGTTTCCTATGAACCGGGCGGTGACTTTGTATTTCCGGAAGGGGAAGCCCCGCACTCCATCGTATTAGGCAGTCGTGTTATCAAGCCGGCTACTATTCCGCTGCCGGAGTTCCAGCAGCTCACAAAGATTCCCATAGCCATTTACTATGGTGACAATATTCCCGACAGCCCTAGTACGAACCCCGGACAGGAACAATGGCGGGTATTCCTGGACATTGCCCGAAAATGGAGGGATGTGGTCAATAAACACGGTGGCGATGTAACACTGATTCACTTACCTGAAATAGGCATTCATGGTAACACCCATTTCCCTTTTTCAGACTTAAACAATGTCCAGATTGCCGACCTGCTATCGAAATTTTTAAAGGAGAAGGGACTTGATTAA
- a CDS encoding nuclear transport factor 2 family protein, whose protein sequence is MTARWILWDALFNEKAVFVHMGDTMAKAQELNVIRSGSIQYKQADIQETSVQLIGNTAILLNKIRLLAVVGGNEVTNPFVVTEVYVKQENGWSLGSMSFTRLLTQ, encoded by the coding sequence CTGACCGCCAGGTGGATTCTCTGGGATGCGCTGTTCAATGAAAAAGCTGTTTTCGTTCACATGGGTGATACAATGGCGAAGGCGCAGGAACTAAATGTTATTAGATCAGGATCCATCCAGTATAAGCAGGCCGATATTCAGGAAACATCTGTACAATTGATTGGGAACACTGCTATTCTATTGAATAAAATCCGGTTGCTGGCCGTTGTTGGCGGCAATGAAGTCACTAATCCATTTGTTGTGACAGAAGTGTATGTAAAGCAGGAAAACGGCTGGTCGTTAGGTTCTATGTCATTCACCCGGCTGTTAACACAATAA
- a CDS encoding aldo/keto reductase: protein MKNVTLNNGVQMPILGYGVFQVTDLAECERGVLDAIATGYRLIDTAASYGNEEAVGAAIKKSGVAREELFITTKLWIQSDGYTSTKKAFENSLKRLQLDYLDLYLIHQPYGDVYGEWRAMEELYKEGRIRAIGVSNFHPDRLMDLLIHNEVVPAVNQVETHPFHQQTAAQQFLLENHIQIESWGPFAEGKNNIFHNDLLGGIADKYKKSIAQVILRWLTQRGVIAIPKSVRKERMEENFNIFDFELSDQDLDAIKALDSATSSFFDHRDPAMVKWLGERQMNI, encoded by the coding sequence ATGAAAAACGTAACGCTGAACAACGGAGTACAAATGCCTATTCTTGGATATGGCGTTTTTCAGGTGACAGACCTGGCAGAGTGCGAGAGAGGCGTGCTGGATGCGATTGCCACCGGATACAGGCTTATTGATACTGCTGCCTCCTATGGTAATGAAGAAGCGGTAGGCGCCGCCATAAAGAAATCTGGTGTAGCCAGGGAGGAGCTGTTTATTACGACTAAGTTATGGATACAATCTGATGGCTATACCAGTACTAAAAAGGCTTTTGAGAATTCTCTAAAAAGACTGCAGCTGGATTACCTCGACCTGTACCTGATACACCAGCCTTATGGCGATGTTTACGGCGAATGGAGGGCAATGGAGGAACTGTATAAAGAAGGCCGTATAAGGGCCATTGGTGTCAGTAATTTTCATCCTGACCGACTGATGGACCTGCTCATCCATAATGAGGTGGTACCCGCCGTAAACCAGGTAGAAACCCACCCTTTTCACCAGCAAACTGCTGCGCAGCAATTCCTGCTGGAAAATCATATACAAATTGAATCCTGGGGACCGTTCGCAGAAGGAAAGAATAATATTTTCCATAATGACCTGCTGGGTGGTATTGCTGATAAATACAAAAAATCAATTGCGCAGGTGATTCTAAGATGGCTTACTCAACGCGGTGTGATCGCTATTCCTAAATCTGTCCGGAAAGAACGAATGGAAGAAAATTTCAACATTTTCGACTTTGAACTTAGTGACCAGGACTTGGATGCCATAAAAGCCCTGGACTCTGCCACCAGCAGTTTCTTCGATCACCGCGACCCTGCGATGGTAAAATGGTTGGGGGAAAGGCAAATGAATATATAA
- a CDS encoding AraC family transcriptional regulator: MDNMLKFNTISDYNSFNNNETLHPLVSVVDLSKADPRSGSRMYFGFYTIFLKEVKCGDITYGRNTYDYQEGTLVFLAPGQVAGVNSNGEMYQPKGYALVFHPDLIHGTALGRRIHDYTFFTYDTREALHLSERERQIVMDCFSKISYELQHAIDKHSKKLIASNIELLLDYCVRFYDRQFITREHVYKGVLERFEQLLNDYFESDKSQNLGLPSVAYCASELNLSANYFGDLVKKETGKTAQEYIQTKIINIAKERIFDLNKSVSQVAGELGFKYPAHFTRLFKQRVGITPNEYRMQN; this comes from the coding sequence ATGGATAATATGTTGAAATTCAATACAATTAGCGATTATAACTCCTTTAATAATAACGAAACACTGCACCCTTTGGTCAGCGTGGTGGACCTCTCAAAGGCTGATCCCAGAAGCGGTTCCCGCATGTACTTTGGGTTTTACACCATTTTCCTGAAGGAGGTGAAATGTGGCGACATCACCTATGGCCGGAATACCTACGACTATCAGGAAGGTACGCTGGTCTTTCTGGCTCCCGGACAGGTAGCAGGCGTTAACAGCAACGGAGAGATGTACCAGCCCAAAGGGTACGCACTGGTATTCCATCCGGATTTAATACATGGTACAGCGCTGGGACGCCGCATCCATGATTATACCTTCTTCACGTATGATACGCGGGAAGCGCTGCATTTATCTGAACGGGAGCGTCAGATCGTGATGGACTGTTTCTCAAAAATCAGCTACGAACTACAACATGCGATTGATAAGCACAGTAAAAAACTGATCGCCTCCAACATTGAACTGCTGCTGGATTATTGTGTGAGGTTCTATGATCGGCAGTTCATTACACGGGAACATGTTTATAAGGGCGTACTGGAACGGTTTGAGCAGCTGTTGAATGATTATTTTGAATCCGACAAGTCCCAAAATCTGGGATTACCGTCAGTCGCATATTGTGCCAGTGAATTGAATCTGTCAGCCAATTACTTTGGTGATCTTGTGAAGAAGGAAACAGGAAAGACAGCGCAGGAATACATCCAGACCAAAATAATAAACATCGCCAAGGAAAGAATATTTGATCTGAATAAATCTGTTAGCCAGGTGGCCGGCGAATTAGGGTTTAAGTATCCGGCACACTTTACCCGTTTGTTTAAACAACGTGTTGGCATCACACCAAATGAATACCGGATGCAGAATTGA